One Methanobacterium formicicum genomic region harbors:
- a CDS encoding vWA domain-containing protein, with the protein MKLKTLKKEEGKVESQEEEVDVKKLLKTKGKKKQRIYGKRMDSKTQKGRYIKSKLPKDSSGDIAIDATLRAAAMSSNGGIKVKSEDLRHKIRKHGAKASIAMVVDISGSMFSDRKANKLKGILNSVIEDANRHHDRISVVGFKGEKAEVIIPTTGRATSFREQVDNIRVGGTTPLAAGMQKGLEILEKEKLKAEFVPFLLVLSDGMPNVALEEGPMKDALNIAEKIKEKEIHTVIINFERSVRYGHEVNMELALAAGGRYYDLEDLKDPAGAMAKLLEYERENL; encoded by the coding sequence AAAAGAAGAAGGAAAGGTGGAATCTCAGGAAGAAGAGGTGGATGTAAAAAAACTCCTGAAAACTAAGGGGAAAAAGAAACAGCGCATTTATGGTAAACGGATGGATTCTAAGACTCAGAAAGGCCGTTACATAAAAAGCAAACTTCCTAAAGACTCTTCTGGAGATATTGCCATTGACGCCACATTGCGGGCGGCAGCAATGAGTTCCAATGGTGGAATTAAGGTTAAAAGTGAGGATTTGCGTCATAAAATCCGTAAACATGGCGCCAAGGCATCCATTGCCATGGTGGTGGATATCAGTGGGTCCATGTTCTCTGACCGAAAGGCCAATAAATTGAAGGGAATTTTAAACAGTGTAATCGAGGATGCCAACCGGCACCACGACCGTATCAGTGTGGTGGGATTTAAAGGGGAAAAGGCAGAGGTAATTATTCCTACTACTGGCCGGGCCACTTCTTTCCGGGAACAGGTGGATAACATCCGGGTTGGTGGAACCACTCCCCTGGCTGCTGGGATGCAGAAGGGGCTGGAGATTCTGGAGAAGGAGAAATTAAAGGCGGAATTTGTTCCATTTCTACTGGTACTCTCGGATGGTATGCCCAATGTGGCCTTGGAAGAGGGTCCCATGAAGGACGCCCTTAATATCGCTGAGAAAATCAAGGAAAAAGAGATACACACTGTGATCATAAACTTTGAAAGGTCGGTGCGCTATGGTCATGAAGTGAACATGGAACTGGCCCTGGCTGCCGGGGGACGCTACTACGACCTGGAAGATTTAAAGGATCCCGCCGGAGCCATGGCCAAGTTACTGGAATATGAGCGGGAAAATCTTTAG
- a CDS encoding DUF367 family protein yields MPHKVVIYHAEQCDPKKCTTRKLAKQKEIRMVSRLNQIPRGALVLDPFSPKAVSPEDHDLVVEKGIVGLDCSWKRIDKSSAMFRGTETHRSLPFMVAANPTNYGKPCILSTAEAVAATLYIVGLKDNAIQIMSHFKWGPHFLELNHELLEAYSRARSSREVVDIQNEFIGG; encoded by the coding sequence ATGCCTCATAAAGTAGTTATATACCACGCAGAACAGTGTGATCCGAAAAAGTGCACCACCCGTAAACTGGCTAAGCAAAAGGAAATCAGGATGGTTTCTCGTCTGAACCAGATCCCCCGAGGTGCCCTGGTACTGGACCCCTTCTCACCCAAGGCAGTCTCCCCCGAAGACCATGATTTAGTAGTTGAAAAAGGGATTGTAGGCCTTGATTGTTCATGGAAGCGGATTGACAAGTCTTCGGCCATGTTCAGGGGAACAGAGACTCATCGCTCCCTTCCTTTCATGGTGGCAGCCAACCCCACCAATTATGGTAAACCCTGTATACTGTCCACTGCCGAGGCAGTGGCAGCAACCTTATATATAGTGGGGCTTAAAGATAATGCTATTCAGATTATGTCCCACTTCAAGTGGGGACCTCATTTTCTGGAGCTTAATCATGAGCTCTTAGAGGCATACTCCCGGGCTCGTAGCAGTCGGGAAGTTGTAGATATTCAGAATGAATTCATAGGAGGCTAA
- a CDS encoding 50S ribosomal protein L40e, whose protein sequence is MARFEEAENRIFKIKICLKCNARNPPTAKTCRKCGYKGLRYKAKEPRG, encoded by the coding sequence ATGGCTAGATTCGAAGAAGCAGAGAACAGAATATTCAAGATCAAGATTTGTCTCAAATGTAACGCTCGAAACCCACCAACCGCCAAGACCTGTCGTAAGTGTGGATACAAGGGCTTGAGATACAAAGCCAAAGAACCAAGAGGATAA
- a CDS encoding geranylgeranylglyceryl/heptaprenylglyceryl phosphate synthase, whose protein sequence is MVKVEEYLTESLKKGKLHLTLLDPEEQDPQKALEIATEAVAGGTDGIMLGGSTTDSQDLDATAKILQENLDVPIILFPGNTTGVSSYADAIFFMSLLNSNNPYWIIGAQALGSPKIKKIGIETIPMGYVIVQPGGTAGWVGDAKLIPQNKSDIAAAYAMAAEFLGMRLFYLEAGSGAEQPIPPEMIQKVKMLTNHVVLVGGGIRTGEDARKAVQAGADIIVTGTVVENTSHIKEKIAGIVEGIKSI, encoded by the coding sequence TTGGTGAAGGTAGAAGAATACTTAACTGAATCCCTGAAAAAGGGTAAACTTCATTTAACTCTTCTTGATCCAGAAGAGCAGGACCCTCAAAAGGCCCTGGAAATTGCTACCGAAGCGGTGGCCGGGGGTACTGATGGAATTATGCTAGGTGGGTCCACCACCGACTCCCAGGATCTGGATGCAACTGCCAAAATACTCCAGGAGAACCTGGATGTGCCCATAATCCTCTTTCCCGGTAACACCACTGGAGTGAGCAGTTACGCTGATGCCATATTTTTCATGAGTTTACTTAATTCCAACAATCCTTACTGGATTATCGGTGCACAAGCATTAGGGTCTCCAAAAATCAAAAAAATCGGAATCGAAACCATCCCCATGGGATACGTTATTGTACAGCCCGGTGGAACTGCTGGATGGGTGGGAGATGCCAAACTTATCCCCCAAAACAAATCAGACATTGCTGCGGCCTATGCCATGGCTGCAGAGTTCCTGGGAATGAGATTATTCTACCTGGAGGCGGGTTCCGGAGCAGAACAGCCCATACCTCCCGAGATGATCCAGAAGGTTAAAATGTTAACCAACCATGTGGTACTGGTAGGTGGAGGTATCCGGACCGGAGAAGATGCCCGAAAAGCAGTCCAGGCCGGCGCAGATATCATTGTTACCGGAACCGTGGTGGAAAACACCTCCCACATAAAGGAAAAAATAGCCGGAATTGTGGAAGGGATTAAATCCATTTAA
- a CDS encoding DUF169 domain-containing protein, which yields MCESNGYDFIASKLKENLDLKKSPVAIKFVLREKDIPEGIPKVDEALRHCELVQKASKGDVFYATVEEQKCKGGAAALGLMDAPEKIKTGEFYYELGRFSGLGSAKKTMESIPKVDPIMYALLYAPLDKATFDPDVIVLIVNPAQAMKLSQALVYTMGGRVEVDFAGIQSICADAVAGPFTRRQPNITLGCSGSRGYADIKEDEVIVGLTGENIGCVVNALENMS from the coding sequence ATGTGTGAGTCAAATGGATACGATTTCATAGCTAGTAAGTTAAAGGAAAACCTGGATCTTAAAAAATCTCCAGTAGCCATAAAATTCGTTTTAAGAGAAAAAGATATTCCTGAAGGCATCCCCAAAGTTGATGAAGCATTAAGACACTGTGAACTGGTGCAGAAAGCCAGTAAAGGTGATGTTTTTTATGCCACAGTTGAGGAACAGAAGTGTAAAGGAGGAGCAGCTGCACTGGGCCTTATGGATGCCCCGGAGAAGATCAAGACTGGTGAGTTCTACTATGAACTGGGCCGTTTTTCGGGTTTAGGATCCGCCAAAAAAACCATGGAATCCATACCCAAGGTCGACCCCATAATGTACGCCCTTTTATATGCTCCCCTGGATAAGGCCACCTTTGACCCGGATGTTATTGTACTCATAGTTAACCCTGCTCAGGCCATGAAGCTTTCACAGGCCCTGGTTTACACCATGGGTGGACGGGTGGAAGTGGACTTTGCGGGAATCCAGTCCATCTGTGCCGATGCAGTTGCTGGACCGTTCACACGCCGCCAGCCTAACATCACCCTGGGATGCAGTGGTTCCAGAGGATATGCTGATATAAAAGAGGATGAGGTTATTGTAGGCCTCACTGGAGAAAACATTGGTTGTGTGGTCAATGCCCTGGAAAATATGAGTTAA
- a CDS encoding nucleotidyltransferase family protein translates to MNGVSCIITAAGKNRRMREDLKSKGMEIRHKLLLEINGDPLINFTVKNALRTDIDECIVVLGHFMDELYPVLESITDSRLHIIENPEVEVELSQTLLNGVLNSKYDYCLCLAGDQPTVTTPTIQNLLDQLTNSQDSENTISILARGRTGYLNSAEGLGMPFACHTSLLKRYLSGAEDNLNPILRRMVAEGVSLYGVPGENELELVNINRYHDYLKVLDGLKKLN, encoded by the coding sequence ATGAACGGAGTATCATGTATCATAACTGCCGCTGGTAAAAACCGGCGAATGAGAGAAGACCTTAAAAGTAAGGGAATGGAAATAAGGCATAAATTACTTCTTGAAATCAACGGAGACCCTCTCATAAATTTCACAGTCAAAAATGCACTGCGTACTGATATTGACGAGTGCATCGTGGTTCTTGGACATTTTATGGACGAATTATACCCCGTATTAGAGAGTATAACTGATTCTCGCCTCCATATAATTGAAAATCCCGAGGTAGAGGTGGAGTTATCCCAAACACTCCTCAATGGAGTGCTTAACTCCAAATATGACTATTGTTTGTGCCTGGCTGGGGATCAGCCCACTGTCACCACTCCTACCATACAGAACCTCCTGGACCAGCTTACCAATAGCCAGGACTCCGAGAATACAATATCTATTCTGGCCCGAGGCCGAACCGGATATCTTAATAGTGCTGAAGGATTAGGGATGCCCTTTGCCTGTCACACATCGCTCTTGAAGCGTTATCTTTCTGGTGCAGAGGATAATCTTAACCCCATACTACGGAGGATGGTGGCGGAGGGAGTGTCACTTTACGGGGTTCCGGGAGAGAATGAATTAGAACTGGTTAATATAAACCGGTACCATGATTATCTTAAGGTTTTAGATGGTTTAAAAAAATTAAATTGA
- a CDS encoding Mur ligase family protein: MVVIMNAAVIGLGVEGLNAVESLLNHGYTVYASDVNLDVELEAVEGLDVDRGFHDFGKIEDSDLVVLSPGLWNKPAFQQIKSENKLLSDVVTSHRSLFTIGVTGTNGKTTTTMMIASILENAGLNVLTGGNAGGGFKGYTEVILEAATHDYDVLLVEVCDMTLDFCNHNFDFDLVVVTNVGRDHLEVHHSLENYRKSLQKFVTGKKIVLNQDNKSLDALSETAGETHLFTKTPYKLNLFGDFNRENAAAASKAAEIMGISKETIEKTLKEFQVLPGRASVINLPHSQIVVGKTDNADAAAAVLNEVKFPVIILGTPRKGEMCRLDIFREASKTGCPIIALFPGLDDTRQEVQKVLEEEEYQGKVYNLTDVDDVVEFALQCSEEYPHVFIGGNGQRKIIEITQCLKEALAAK; the protein is encoded by the coding sequence ATGGTTGTTATAATGAATGCTGCAGTGATTGGTTTGGGAGTAGAGGGCCTTAATGCTGTTGAATCTCTTCTCAATCACGGTTATACTGTTTATGCTTCCGATGTCAATCTGGACGTTGAATTAGAAGCAGTTGAAGGTCTGGATGTTGATCGGGGATTTCATGATTTTGGAAAAATTGAAGACTCTGATTTAGTGGTTTTGAGCCCGGGTTTATGGAATAAACCTGCTTTTCAACAAATTAAGTCTGAAAATAAGCTCTTATCCGATGTTGTAACTTCTCATCGTTCCCTATTCACCATTGGTGTCACTGGTACCAATGGAAAGACCACCACCACCATGATGATTGCCAGCATACTGGAAAATGCCGGTTTGAATGTTCTTACTGGTGGAAATGCAGGTGGGGGCTTTAAAGGCTACACTGAAGTGATTTTAGAAGCAGCCACCCATGATTACGATGTTCTCCTGGTAGAAGTCTGCGATATGACCCTGGACTTCTGTAACCACAACTTTGACTTTGACCTGGTGGTGGTGACCAACGTAGGCCGAGACCATCTGGAAGTACACCACTCCCTGGAAAATTACCGGAAATCCTTACAGAAATTCGTAACCGGGAAAAAAATTGTTTTAAATCAAGACAATAAAAGTCTGGACGCGTTAAGTGAAACAGCAGGAGAAACTCACCTTTTCACCAAAACTCCCTATAAATTAAACTTATTTGGAGATTTCAATCGTGAGAATGCAGCTGCTGCATCAAAAGCAGCAGAAATAATGGGAATATCCAAAGAGACCATTGAAAAAACCCTTAAAGAGTTCCAAGTTTTGCCAGGGAGAGCCTCAGTTATCAATCTCCCCCATTCCCAGATAGTGGTTGGCAAAACTGATAATGCCGATGCTGCTGCTGCAGTTCTTAATGAAGTTAAATTTCCGGTTATAATCCTGGGAACTCCCCGTAAGGGTGAAATGTGCCGTTTGGATATTTTCCGGGAAGCTTCTAAAACTGGTTGCCCGATCATAGCCCTTTTCCCTGGACTGGACGACACCCGCCAAGAAGTGCAGAAAGTACTGGAGGAAGAGGAATACCAGGGAAAAGTTTACAATCTAACTGATGTAGATGATGTGGTTGAATTTGCACTCCAATGCTCTGAAGAATATCCCCATGTATTTATTGGGGGTAACGGGCAGCGGAAAATTATAGAGATCACCCAGTGTTTAAAGGAGGCCCTTGCGGCAAAATAA
- the hypD gene encoding hydrogenase formation protein HypD → MKDLSKEIVKRIEDIAQPVKIMHVCGSHEHTIMQHGIRTLLPPEVEVVAGPGCPVCCVPAREVEECLQLAKQGVTIATFGDMLRVPGGSGTLSEAKAEGADVRIVYGVNNAVELAQKIDNDVVFMAAGFETTAPTTAAEIVANPPENFSVLSCHRMIPPALQFLIESGEVNLNALIEPGHVSTIIGTKPYDIFSEKYEIPQVVTGFNPMDVLIAVYLILKQLHEDKAFVQNEYKRAVREEGNLKAQELLDEVFYIKTKEWRGFPPIPNSVMEIKDEFSQVNARERFDIEVGNIPEVVSGCICGAILRGVARPEDCRLFRKECNPTNPIGACMVSKEGTCNIAHRYGSF, encoded by the coding sequence ATAAAAGATCTTTCTAAGGAAATTGTAAAACGCATCGAAGACATAGCCCAACCAGTGAAGATAATGCATGTCTGCGGATCCCATGAACACACAATAATGCAGCATGGTATTCGGACTCTGCTACCTCCAGAGGTGGAAGTGGTAGCGGGCCCCGGATGTCCGGTGTGCTGTGTACCCGCCCGTGAGGTGGAGGAATGTCTGCAACTGGCTAAACAGGGAGTAACCATTGCCACCTTTGGTGACATGTTAAGGGTTCCCGGGGGAAGTGGAACACTATCTGAAGCAAAAGCAGAAGGAGCAGATGTTAGAATAGTGTATGGAGTAAACAATGCCGTGGAATTAGCTCAAAAAATTGATAACGATGTGGTTTTCATGGCCGCAGGATTTGAAACCACCGCACCAACTACTGCTGCGGAAATCGTTGCCAATCCTCCAGAAAACTTCTCAGTTCTTTCCTGTCACAGAATGATACCACCTGCACTCCAGTTCTTAATTGAATCCGGGGAAGTGAATCTCAACGCCCTCATAGAACCGGGTCATGTGTCCACCATCATCGGAACCAAACCTTACGATATTTTCTCAGAGAAATACGAAATTCCTCAAGTGGTAACTGGTTTCAACCCCATGGACGTTCTCATAGCAGTGTACCTGATTTTGAAACAGCTCCATGAAGACAAGGCATTCGTACAAAATGAATATAAACGGGCAGTTCGAGAAGAAGGAAATTTAAAAGCACAGGAACTTCTCGACGAAGTATTTTACATTAAAACCAAGGAATGGAGAGGTTTCCCTCCTATACCTAACTCGGTTATGGAAATCAAGGATGAATTCAGCCAGGTCAATGCCCGGGAACGATTCGATATCGAAGTGGGCAATATCCCGGAAGTGGTCAGTGGTTGTATCTGTGGAGCTATACTCCGGGGAGTAGCCCGTCCTGAGGATTGCCGACTTTTCCGTAAAGAGTGCAACCCCACTAATCCCATCGGAGCATGCATGGTTAGTAAGGAAGGAACCTGCAATATAGCTCATCGCTATGGTTCATTTTAA
- a CDS encoding phosphoglycolate phosphatase, which translates to MIKAVAVDVDGTITDSRRRLCCSAMESLRSAEEKGIPVIIVTGNILPVTKTLSIFMGTSGGLVAENGGVIESPQGRKILGDIEKCQRAYEFLKTKYALEKVDFSQERVSEIAFYRTLPVELIKDALKDFDVKIYDTRFALHITDPAVDKGSALVRVAEDMGIRPEEILAIGDSENDLEFLKVAGLKVAVANANPELKARADYVTEKSYGDGVKEALERFLP; encoded by the coding sequence TTGATTAAAGCCGTAGCTGTAGATGTTGATGGAACCATAACTGATAGCCGGCGAAGACTGTGCTGCAGTGCAATGGAATCCCTTCGTTCTGCCGAAGAAAAAGGCATACCTGTAATCATAGTCACCGGGAACATCCTCCCGGTCACCAAAACTCTTTCCATATTCATGGGTACTTCCGGAGGGTTAGTAGCTGAAAATGGGGGTGTTATAGAATCACCCCAGGGCAGGAAGATATTAGGGGATATTGAAAAGTGTCAAAGGGCCTATGAATTTTTAAAAACAAAGTATGCCCTGGAAAAAGTGGATTTTTCCCAAGAAAGGGTTTCCGAAATTGCCTTTTATAGGACACTTCCCGTAGAATTGATTAAAGATGCACTGAAGGATTTTGACGTGAAGATATACGATACCAGATTTGCACTGCACATCACTGATCCAGCAGTGGATAAGGGGTCCGCCCTGGTTCGTGTGGCTGAGGATATGGGTATCCGGCCAGAGGAGATCCTGGCCATAGGGGACAGTGAAAATGACCTAGAATTTCTAAAAGTAGCGGGATTGAAGGTGGCAGTGGCCAATGCCAACCCCGAGCTCAAAGCCCGAGCCGACTACGTAACTGAAAAATCCTATGGAGATGGAGTCAAAGAAGCTTTAGAGAGGTTTTTACCATGA